The sequence below is a genomic window from Ignavibacteria bacterium.
GATCAAAATCGGGCTGGATCATTGCGATCCGCAATTGTTTGCCTGGCGGATCAACATCGTTAATTACAATCTTACCATAAATGAAAAGTATCAATAAAATAATTACAACAATAGCAATCTTGTTCAGTGCAAACCTCAAGCTCATGTATCGATAATTTTTATAAGCAATAAAAATTAATACGTTAAATACTACTATTAGAAATGATAGGCCATAAACACCGATGAACGATGTAATTTGAATTAGGGGAAGGTAATAAGACTGTGTATTTCCAAGTGTGAGCCAGGGAAAAGCAGTTTCTTCGACAGAACGGGAATACTCGATTGCGTTCCACAAAAATGGGAAGAAAAATAAAGCAGCTTTCCCACTAAAATATTTTTTTATGAAAAAATAAATCGAGATTGGCACCCAATAAAAAATTGGATGAATTAGTATGAGTGCAATTGAGCCGAGTTCCATAAATACGTCCGTCTTTGCAGACCAGCCGCCGATCCAATAAATTGTCAGCGCATGGAAAATCACTAATCCAAGATATGAGTATCGTAAAACTTGGTAATAATTTTTCAGTCTATCTAAAAGAATAAGGAGTGGAACAAGTGCAAAATAAGCAAAGAATCCCGTTCGGAATGGGGGAAATGCGAACCATAACAAAAGTCCGAACGAAATTGATAATACCAAGTTTTTAATCAACTCAGAATGTTTTTTCAAATATGTGCTCCAATTACCAAATAAAATTAGTTTGATTCATTTATTACGAAATTTTTTGTAAATATATCTTGCAATGAAAAGAATCACAACTCCGGCAAGAATACTTAATACAAATTTATTGTAAGCTGCGAGATACTCTCCGATGCGGTCGATGTTGTGCCCAACTGCGTATCCAAGATAGATTAAGATCATGTTCCATATTAAAGCACTCGCAGCAGAAAGAATTATAGTCTTCTTCAAGTCGAGCTCGCTCATGCCGGCAAAGAATGATATTATTGCTCTTGTTCCAGCGAGAAATCGATTTACAATAATTAACCGATATCCATACTTTTGGAACCACTTCTCAACAGTGAACACAGCTTTTACTGAAATGAATTTTATTTTCCCTGTTTCTAAAATTTTGTTCCCTGCGAATTTTCCAATATAGTACATCGTAATAAAACCAATAGTACTGCCGCCGACTGCCATGATCAACAACAACGGCAAGGATGCCGGACCAATTGCAGAAACAGAACCAGCAAATGCTACAATAACGTCACTTGGAAATGGTGGAAAAAGGTTTTCAATGTATGCGATGAAGAAAACTAGCAAATACAACCAAATTGGATTTATTGTCGATGCAAAAGCAACAATTTCGTCTATCATAGAGTGATTTCTTCTATTAGTGCAACAGCGAATGCAGCTCCACCTTCTTTACGTCCGATAAAGCCAAGCTTTTCGTTTGTCGTAGCTTTGATTGAAACACAAGATTTATTTATTCCAATTATAGATGAAATATTTTCTCTCATAGTTTCAATATGAGGAAGTAGTTTTGGTTCTTCAAAACAGACTGTGGAATCAATATTATTGATGCGGTAATTCTTGTTTTTTAATAGCTCGCATACATTTTTGAGCAATTTTGTACTTTCAATATTTTTAAACTTTGGATCGGTATTCGGAAAATGTTTACCAATATCTCCCAACGCCGCTGCTCCAAGCAATGCATCGCAAATTGCATGCAGAAGGACATCTGCATCTGAATGTCCCTCCAATCCCTTTGAAGATGGGATTTCAATTCCTCCCAAAAATAATTTTCTGCCAGAGACGAATTTATGGACATCATATCCAAAACCGATTTTAATCATTTACCAGCCTGTTATTTTAAATTCATGAAATTCATTTGTTGAATCTTCCCAAGAAATTTTCAAATCTTTAACGTGAGCTGAACGGGGTCCAACTTTTGCCTCCTGAATTAATGCATTAATGGAACCTTTCTCACCTTCAACAACAATTTCTACCGACCCATCGATAAGATTTTTTGTATATCCCACCAAACCAAGCTGCACAGCGTGTCTATAAATAAAATATCTATAACCGACACCTTGGACCAATCCCGAAACTATAATAACTGCTCTCATCTCGCTTGGGTTGATTCATGAAGGTTCAATAGTTTCCACTCCCCTCCAAACTTAAGAAGTAAAGCCGAAGAACGAATTGGTGCAAAATCCACAATGAATCCATTTTTAAATATAATTTTTTTCTTTGCCGAGAAAATAACTTGTGCCTCGCTCTTTGTTGGTGAGATCCAGATAATCGGTTCCCATATGTTATACTCAAGCGAATCGAATTCAGAAATTTTTTCTGAATAATAATTTAAAATGTTTTCATAAGAGGTGACGGCATTTTTCTGTTCCGGAACAATAAGTGAAGCTTCATTACTTTCAATCCAAAATTCGTCAAATTTTTCGAGTGAACGGGAATTTATAAAATTAGTCCAATACGATAAGAAATTACGCACCTCTTCTTTTTCTACTTCCACACTTGGCGGAGTTTCAGATTTGCAACTTGTCAGAATCAATGACGCAAGCGCTATAAATGTGAAAAATGTTTTCATAGAAATCCTAAACTATGTTTCAGCCTGATTTCATTTTTGCAATTAAATCGTCAAAAATCTCAGAGATTAGAACTCCGAAGATTATCAAAGCTCCTCCGATAATGCCAAAGATACCAATTGTTTCACTTAAAAT
It includes:
- a CDS encoding DedA family protein — protein: MIDEIVAFASTINPIWLYLLVFFIAYIENLFPPFPSDVIVAFAGSVSAIGPASLPLLLIMAVGGSTIGFITMYYIGKFAGNKILETGKIKFISVKAVFTVEKWFQKYGYRLIIVNRFLAGTRAIISFFAGMSELDLKKTIILSAASALIWNMILIYLGYAVGHNIDRIGEYLAAYNKFVLSILAGVVILFIARYIYKKFRNK
- a CDS encoding 2-C-methyl-D-erythritol 2,4-cyclodiphosphate synthase; the protein is MIKIGFGYDVHKFVSGRKLFLGGIEIPSSKGLEGHSDADVLLHAICDALLGAAALGDIGKHFPNTDPKFKNIESTKLLKNVCELLKNKNYRINNIDSTVCFEEPKLLPHIETMRENISSIIGINKSCVSIKATTNEKLGFIGRKEGGAAFAVALIEEITL
- a CDS encoding acylphosphatase, producing MRAVIIVSGLVQGVGYRYFIYRHAVQLGLVGYTKNLIDGSVEIVVEGEKGSINALIQEAKVGPRSAHVKDLKISWEDSTNEFHEFKITGW